The Zingiber officinale cultivar Zhangliang chromosome 2A, Zo_v1.1, whole genome shotgun sequence genomic sequence GCCTTCGTGCCAATTTGTGTGTGTGTCATGTCCCGATATTTGCACGGATCTGATTGGTGGGTGGTGTCTCGGCTTGTATAATGATAGTCTTATTtcccggcctgtgtgccgatCTTATTTCCCGACCTGCGTGCCGATCTTATttctcggcctgcgtgccgatcttatcccggtctgcgtaccgATTGCTTATCCCGGCCTGCGTACCGATTTCAGGTCTCGGCTTATGTGCCGATCTCGTGCCTCGGCCTGCGTGCCACTATTATCTCCCGACCTGCAGCTCGTCTTCCGGCCCCGTGCCACGTCCTGCTTCCGggtcatctactcttccgggtcgcgacaattctaaccgcgtcccatccgagggcgccccccctgggccagggtacgttcctcgttcatatttcatatgcattttcattatttcatggcttagtcttgtactcatatactcgttggatctgcctcgagcatcggggtaccgggggccgggtcaacccggtcgctgtctgcaggtagcgttgaccagaggacttttggagacttggtcaacacgggagccatctcagcacacccccctccgggacgccgcgacttcgtcaacattctcgccacctcacccggcggtccgtccgactcagcttctggACGGGATCACCTGGAATCGTAAAAAATCTTAGGCTTTCAAGGTTTTCTGATTCCTAGTTGTATTCCCAAATTGCTGACGTGACGGGAATCACTCATTACCAGGAATCACACATTACATAAATCAAATAAGATTTTTGTTGATGATCTACCAACGATAACCTTGAACCAAACGCGCTTTTAAAGTAGTGGTAATATAGTTGAGTTAGTAGAtgaagaataataaaataatgatGGTAATGTGAAGTTAATGGTTAATGTTGAGGTGTCAATAGGTTAGTGAGTTATTGAgtatgaattatatattaatccataaatagactatttatttatcataaaatattgagaaaattattttattttcctcgTTTCCTCAACtcttctattattattttttaaaacaggaATAATATATGTACTATAAATAACATACTTTAGCTATTAAGATTGAGATCAAGGATTAATCCCATTTTCCCTCAAATATGTAACTTCAGTTTTCAAAAATGGTACCGTTGAAATGGGCGAGGATCTTGTGATCCAAGATCCCTGGATTAATTCTTCCACCTGTTAAATAGATAGGGTTTAACTTAATTCACCAATGAATTTACAAAGCCTCTCCTGATCTAAAAGATCTTAAACTAGAGGATCTAACCTGCATTGAAATGAGAGTTCGAGCGAACTTCTGGTTTCTTCTATAGGAGAAGGAACAATGGGGCGGGTCTTGGCAATGAAGACAACCATCCCTCGCTTGTGTATTTTTGTATTCAAAATACTAATATTAATATCTCGTAAATTCAAATTGGCAAAATCCTATTCTAACTAAGGATCAATCGAATATATTTATTAGCCACTAAATCATCCCGAAGAGAAgatatttattttatgttcatACATAATGCAAAAATGGTTATTCGTCTAGGGGCAGAAATTAATAGGGCATCCTTATTATTATAATTGtcaacagattttttttttttcaaaaatattaaaagagtaTCTCATCAAATTTTTatccaaaaaaaattcttattctaatatttttttatagttattataatataaagtaaaatttttaaaaacttaattaaaattattcagttaaaattaatttagtatttaaaagctgatcctgtccgaaccaggagtcaacggacgctggggatgtgacgttccctgctggatcctcgagtgctccggcgaacctgcaacaaaaccgaaccgggaggggtgtcccggcaacggtcctccgatgctcaagtcaggcgaggaataacaaagaggtggcttcagagattcagaccagcgtacctccggtgaagaaatggagaccttatatagacctctcgagggagcctgggcgcgccaatcaaagcaatcacctgctttcgaccatgtccagatatgggtctgtcagaagagcatccataaggccataccgctactgtatcaacctctccatgatgtgacggcaagatcctttatcgtgaaatcttgtgtacggcataatcatcagacttgcctttgctgacatcccatatcctgagccgaacgaataggccgctcggctaacctttgtatcctcgcccttatcctggccgaacggaccacccgctcggcccttcggttccagccgggcagacacccgctcggccattcagtcctcccgctttggcgtcggaaacccaagcctatggctgggttatctctggctccgctcggacctgctcaactgcttgacgcggtcattacccgcttagtcagccctccatccgtcctcaggtTGGGACCCTttaggaagtgggtcccccattcttaccgccggatcactgcTATAAgtgttaaaatgattttgattaaaataataagaattattttaatataatagtaaTTTATGTAtactaattttaattaagttgatgaACAAGTTAAATGGATTTATTTTAATTGGATTTaacttttttatgaaaattttaataaaaaatttaaatggatttattttaataaaagtatttttgaaatgaaaatataagtttaaatattaaaaaaagattGTTTTATGAAAATAAATGATGCTCTTATAATTTGGACTAAAATTATAGAGATGGAGTTGCATTGGAGAAACTCTAACCAGTAAGAAAATTGTCTCACCAAAATAATGACATTCATCTACTGTGGAAACTTTTTCATCCAATTTCTTttaagtaataattttttaaactattaaaaaaaataataaaaaataatgaaatctCAAATCATATGAATACTTTTCATAATAACTATACCGTTAATGGTAGAGTAAAGAAGCACTCAAACAAATAAtgatcaaaattcaaattttatagACCATATTATATAGCACTAGGGGCATGTCCCCTCAAGTGTTTGTCCTTCCCCATACCTCATTCAATTATACAAAATTAGTAATCATGATTTACCTCATTCatattaatttgaaaataatagGATGAAGGTCTTGAAAATGAGTGAACACATATATAATAACTTAGGGCACGGTTTAGTGGTAAGTACTTGGGATAAGACCGTAGTGATTAGGGGTCAAATCTTTGCAGAGGGTTTCATCGTCTCTATAGACTCCCACCCAATGGCGTAGCTAGGTTCAACAACTGCCCTGGGCTAAAAATGCTGAGCCCAGTAAAGCCCAACCCAACATAGCAAGGTTAACATTTAAAATCATTGGGCTGCTTGTTGGGTGAGGCTTAAAATTTACTGGGCATTGCTAGGCTGCACTGGTCTAGAGCCCAGCAAAGCCCAGCCCTGGCTACGCCCTTGCTCCCACCCATACACATGTCACTTGGGTTTCTCCGCTTTACTTTCCTCCCAATGGTAGTGGGTCGCCTGGGGGCCGCTAATGTGGTAGATCCATATTTTTTGTAGTAACTTGGGAAACATACATGGGGCCGTGTCGATCACCCCAGGTTCGATGTTACTTAGTTCATCatgttttttataataaatacaCCTATGCCTTCGAGGCTATGGTACATCGAAAGGGCGTCAAGTTGTCACCTAGGCACCTGTGGTTCGATCTCCAACTACGACATATTTGCAgagattttttttccaaatgaggAGTGCAACAATATGATGCTAGACTTTTGGGTCCCGCAAgcacttctcgatttatcctaaCGGTCAATGGAAAACTTTAATGGGGATGAGCTAGTCACCCCAATTTTGGTGTTACctaattcattatttttttataataactaCACCTATAATTTCGTTCGGTTTCTAATCTCTCTTATGTAAAGGGTTATTGTAGCAAAATATCTCTGTGATTTACAAATTGTATCTAGCGAGGGTCCGACGATACTAGAGCGCCTAAAATGAATGTTATCATCCCTATAATAACTACACCTGTAGCCCTCTTGAATTAATGTAATTGGGTCCCCTCGGAACGGTGTGATGGTTAAGatatggggtgttgccacatgaggtcttggggtcgaaactcgacgtgaccgagcataacttccctcatgtcttggccatttgtatGAATGACTAATAGCTGTGTTGGCTTAGGGATGGGTTGACGGAGATGCTGGGGGTGAGTGAATCGCCTTTTGTCACATGAATATACGTATACAAAGAAAGATAAATTATTTACAAATTAATCCAGAAGTgagaagaaattttaaaaaaaaaacatatatacgCTCGCCAAAAATtgatagtttgctccattataATAATACTACTCTCTTCTAATCAACTATATTTATAAATTGGGCTTGCCTGCCTACAAAATCCTCCTCCTCCTATCTATCAACCACCAACAGATAGTCGCTCCAAGCGTCACTGACTCCGTCAGTGTCTCTCCTCTGTTTTTTATCTTGGATGATTTATTTCGACCGTTCGATCTGACAGGGCAGAATGGAAACGGACGCCATCCAAGCGGAAAATCAGACGGCAATGCGGCGATATCACCGCCTCCGCCAGATCGGCACACTGCTCCGCTATCTCGAGGCCGCCGCCgccgtcctcctcctcctctcctggTCCTCCGCCCGCGTCCCCGACGCCGCTCGCCTCTCCGCCGACTTCCTCCGCCACCTCGTCGCCGTCATTCTCAGCCCCCGATTCGTCTTCCTCCTCGGGAACGCCATCGTCGTTCTCCTCCTCGCCGAATCACACCGACATTCCCCTTCCTCCTCCACTTCCTCCTCCGCGGGTGATATGATCTACCGAGAGTTCGTCGAGAGCCGCGCCGGCGGCCACCTCCCTCGCTCCCTCGCGCCGTCGTCGCCGGAAGAAGTGATTTACGAGGACAAGGAGGTTTGCATCGAGATGCCGGCGCTACGGAGAAGCCGATCTGCGAGAATGAGACGGCGGCGGGGGGCAACGAAGGGAACCGATTTGACGACGGAACCAGACGAGGCTGCGCAGGAGGAAGAAGACGAGGAGGAGTTCCGGCGAGCTGTGGAAGCGTTCATCGCGAAACAAACTAGGTTTCTCCGCGAGGAGGAGGAATGCAAGGCCGCGGTCTTCCCCACCTTATCATATCCCGCAGGAACACCAGACCGTCGTGGTGCCCTTGCTTGAGGAACTAACTACTACAAATGGAGAAATTAAACAGAGTTCTTCTCACCTCTatgttgaaataattttttatttttcaagttcAAAATATATGCATTGACAATGAAATAAAAATTTCTGCATTCcgttttaattatttatattagttcaatatataaaaatttaattaaataaataaatttaaataatttattaaactaaataaaaaaacttaaacacatatttagttaataaatatttaatttattaacattcatgaataatattcacgaatcatattcattaataatttttttaaaatatctaaataaataaataaatttaaattatcaaatttaataatcaattaaacaattaaaaatttaaaacaattaaataagtttgaattaagagttcgataacatctaaacgaataaAACTCGAACCAAGTTCGAATGAAGCTCAAGCcaaatttgaattgagagctcaataacatctaaacgaaccaagctcaagccaaactttaAATAAGCTCaatctcataaaaaataaaccaagtcaaacttgaacaatAATTTCAAAAGTTTGATTCATTTTAACATGGGCTCAgttcgattatcttatcaaataaacttaaacatCACAAAGCTCAGCTCGACTCGTTACCGCCCATAAATATTTGTTCCaattgtaataaaaagtagataaaaatttagtccTATAGTCATCCGTGAAGAAATAAATTGAAAAGTTATAGTCAACCAGTGTgagaatgtatttttttttttttttttttgattttattgAGACACGATCCCTTATCCATTCTAATAATATCTATTCTACCGTAAATATTTGGTCCAAAAACATAATCTTGTGAACTGATAtttgaatcaaattaaattaaattcaatttcatTTATTCTGAAGACTACAAGTGCTGTGTGACTCATGATTCATTCCTGAAACTTTTAGATGGGAGTGAGAAGAAATACTCGATGATGTcaaaagaagagaaaggaatCAATTCCATGTTCTAGTTTTTGGTTCTGAAACACTCACTAAATCCATCTTTAATCTTTTAAACTTTTATAGTAGAAAATAATTATACTCATCTAGACGTTACTCATAGTctattaaaaaaatgtaaaagaagATAAATCATAGGATAAATCTATCACGACTCTTGCTCAACTTGGAAGATGCCTTGCAAAGCAATTTCACATCACCAAATGTGTCCCATTTCCCTTCTACTGGAGAAAATGAAGCCTTTCACAAAGTAAAGCATTAAATAAATCTTTTTTTGTTAAACTTCTTTCAATTGATTTTGCTTTATTAAATGACAAAGTTGtgagaggaaaaaaaaacaagtgaGAAATTTGAATCAAGAAAAGTTGCTGCATGAAAATAAAGCAGTTTTGGGTGCTTTTGCTTTGGCTTATATATGCAATATACAACAGTGATAAAGAGATCCAACACTAAACATCATGTAAAACTAAGTGCATAGTGTCTTGTGCAATAATAAGTTATTACCAAATGGGTCATCAGTAattataactcaattaattattCAATAAGTAGTAATTATTTATTCAAAAAGATTGTTAGGCATTGATGCCTGGATTCTTAAATTAGTAGGAAAGCAAATATATTGCCCAGTTGACCTATGAACTTTTTGAAAATCCTCTCCTGAACTAGGATTAATCGGTTCGAATAGTTGGatattagattttaaaaaatatataatatatataatagttATATGGACTTGTCACTAGAACTAAttggatttattattttttttcaaatacacATGAATATTCAATCTGTAAAGAGTTTGAAAAATCAgacttttaatatatttatgatgCTCCCATTAATTCACCTATAACATTACCCTAGCTATGGAGATGGTGACACCACAAGAGATGCAAGAATATTTGATGCAAAAGAGGTTTAATTAGTTGGAATTGGCTAGCTAAAAACTAACATTCCTATGTGCTGTTCAAAAAAGAATGGGAAGAATCTATGACTATGTTCATCAAGCAGCAATACATTATCTCATAATTGGATTACTTTTCCATTCCATGTCTAACCCTTTGCACTCCTCTTGTGGAAAACTTAAACAAGATGTTGATATTGCAACAAAAGCATTTATTCTACCAAAATACTTTGACTGATTGActcatttctatttttttttccttcttttaaaTGGTATATGCTTAGCTAATCTCCTAGTTTAGACAAGACTAATAGCAATGTTTATCCATTAACATTGAGGGAATCTAATTCTCTTAGTCATTGTCCACTAGGTTCAACTAGAAACATGCATCAAAAAATATTTCTCTGAAAATATATTcttcgtctatgaaagagacctTAATTCTTTCTTACAAGAACGGTAATAGACAAGAACTCAAAGATGTAGTGGTTAATTAGTTCTGTAACATTTGGAAAGTCTACAGCTAGGGCTGTAAATAAGTCAAATCGAGTCAAGTTTTAGGGTATTCAAGCTTGATAAAGTAACCAAGTCAAGACAAGCCGAACCTAAAATGATCCAAGTCTTTGAAATGGTTATTCAAGTTTGGCTTAGCTTATTTTTGATGAGCTTGAACTTAGCTTGAGtctgattcgtttagatgttatcgagctttcaattcaagcttgacttgaatttgatttgtttagatgttatcaaactctcaattcaaatttatttgattgtttaaaacttttattcATTTGAGTGATTATTAAGCTTggtaattcaaatttatttatttatttaaaaaaaaaatgtttgtttatttagtatgttcataaaagttttattaataaacatgGTTCACGAACATTATTTATAACATTAATgagctaaacacatatgtgtttaaacttatttatttaatttaatgagttgttCAGGCATATTTATTTAATCGATTTGGTGTGtattaaatgaacataaataagttCTTGGTTACAAGTCGAACATCAAACTTATTTATGAACATTCAGTACATATACAGCTCTAGCTCTATCTCTAGCTCCTTATTCCATGATCCACTCAGTTATGGTTAAACCTCTCCAGCACACAAACAAGTACAAAAAGTAAGATGACAAGCATGAACTGAAGATGCAAAACAAATGTAAGAGGAACAATAAGAAACTCCGCCAAGAAACCAAGTGATAACTTTATAAGAAATAAAAAACAAAGTAATTTCTACATGGACATCTGTACAGGAAGACTATGGATGAACTCTGGAAATTGCAAAACATTGATTTGACTCTCCAAGATCTCCTTATTATGCAGCTAGCAGAAATTGTAGCAAAGCTCGAGAAACACAAACAATGTCTTCATTGTCACAAGCCCTGTTGTTGCTGATACAACTTCCTTGAATTACTAACCAAAGGGCAAAGCTGATAACTGAATTGTTTTTTGCAAATAATAATCAGACTATCAATCTCTCTGACGATGATGATCCACCTGCTTCTTTACTTTCCAGATCATTTGAATTGTTACTCTCCGTTACAGTCTCAATCTCCATTTTGCCTGCATGGTTCCATCGGCTTCTTCGATCCTTTTAGGGAAGAAAACGCAAGGCAGATTAAATTTCTCAAGCTGTGCCTCGAGATGAAGCTGAAAACTAGATTATCTAAAGAGAATCCACCTAAATTACTCCAtctaaaaattttactttaaattttagataagaTAATTAAAAAGTCTTTGCGTCAGCTACTCTGTCCAttccttaaattttatatttatgaatagtattatctaaatttagagaatggacCATTCCCTATTCGGGGTAGATTTAAATTTGGTTAGACGGATTACCGAACGGATCTAAACTCATTGACCAAATTTAGAAACGGATTCGGAGTGGATTATGAGTTTCAATGAACCCATCCCATatatgtaataataataataatatttatgttttatatttatattatataatataaaatatacaataataataacttagtgttaatttgtattttttttttctcaacaggTTGGCGGGTCCAACTCGTTATGGATCCATCGGATTTTGAACCGAGTCTGGACGGGATAGGTTGAAAAATTAGGCGAGGTGGATCCGGattcaaatctatttttttttttgacaaggcTGGTTATAAAATTGACCAAAGCCGACTCAAATCTGCTCTGTTACCATCTCTATCTAGTGTGGACAATCAATATTCCTGaagtaaaaaaaacatatcaACTAATTACAATCCAC encodes the following:
- the LOC122040429 gene encoding uncharacterized protein LOC122040429; translation: METDAIQAENQTAMRRYHRLRQIGTLLRYLEAAAAVLLLLSWSSARVPDAARLSADFLRHLVAVILSPRFVFLLGNAIVVLLLAESHRHSPSSSTSSSAGDMIYREFVESRAGGHLPRSLAPSSPEEVIYEDKEVCIEMPALRRSRSARMRRRRGATKGTDLTTEPDEAAQEEEDEEEFRRAVEAFIAKQTRFLREEEECKAAVFPTLSYPAGTPDRRGALA